In Brachypodium distachyon strain Bd21 chromosome 2, Brachypodium_distachyon_v3.0, whole genome shotgun sequence, one genomic interval encodes:
- the LOC100845167 gene encoding E3 ubiquitin-protein ligase complex slx8-rfp subunit slx8, giving the protein MSSLGFARIIPKRRRTKQVPSELVNRQLLDLNLLPAAEGTGNGSSPSTNEHVSHSRASGTVVAGTSQLLVPPGAAESNIRMNSFPIDVEVIDDDVVIYASRSSLPRARQQSTRAVPVTVIIDDDSETTAGPAGEALDEHVNTLLSLGTNPRHHHSGASVDNLVINIADTPETNRVLPKVMQAVPEPVKEVPKEPKFSCPVCMNELVDPSSTICGHIFCQKCIKLSIQTQKKCPTCRKKLTVNNYHRVYLPTTDH; this is encoded by the exons ATGAGCTCCCTTGGATTTGCAAGGATTATTCCCAAGAGGCGGCGGACTAAACAGGTTCCGTCCGAGCTTGTGAACCGCCAGCTTCTGGACCTGAACTTGCTTCCAGCTGCTGAAGGAACTGGTAATGGGAGTTCACCTTCCACCAATGAGCATGTCTCACACAGCCGGGCCTCTGGTACGGTAGTCGCTGGGACTTCACAGCTCTTGGTGCCACCTGGTGCTGCAGAGTCAAACATTCGCATGAATAGTTTTCCCATCGACGTAGAAGTGATCGATGATGATGTTGTGATTTATGCTTCAAGAAGCTCGCTCCCTCGA GCAAGGCAACAGTCGACCAGGGCGGTACCTGTCACTGTGATAATAGATGATGATTCAGAAACTACTGCGGGACCAGCAG GGGAAGCTCTTGATGAGCATGTGAACACACTACTTTCTCTCGGGACGAACCCAAGGCACCATCACTCGGGAGCATCCGTTGACAACCTTGTAATAAACATAGCGGACACACCAGAAACCAACCGTGTCTTG CCCAAGGTGATGCAAGCTGTCCCTGAACCTGTGAAGGAGGTTCCAAAGGAACCAAAGTTCAGCTGCCCTGTCTGCATGAACGAGCTGGTCGACCCGTCATCGACCATCTGTGGCCACATCTTCTGCCAGAAGTGCATCAAGCTCTCCATCCAGACTCAGAAGAAGTGCCCCACCTGCCGGAAGAAGCTGACTGTCAACAACTATCACCGTGTCTACCTCCCAACGACAGATCATTAA
- the LOC100846198 gene encoding uncharacterized protein LOC100846198 gives MDMRQTVQANQVGGSGVGSAANEPLQDQQMLDVTDLDAEEPQLETLRDNTRQKILKHVEEMQRLATQTRWTTTIQPHVQSAMIELNRMWAFSTINGTTVPTLGITRGPLSSAAMDPLNAYMGTSLPEEAPGEHVNTELSLGLNCKRQRSAASNNNNLVANMVNTPGTNSIMPKPNVGTPCACG, from the exons ATGGACATGAGGCAGACTGTGCAGGCGAACCAGGTCGGTGGCAGTGGCGTTGGCAGCGCCGCCAATGAGCCGCTGCAGGATCAACAGATGCTCGATGTGACGGACCTCGATGCGGAAGAACCCCAGCTTGAGACGTTGCGCGACAATACCCGGCAGAAGAT ACTCAAGCATGTAGAAGAGATGCAACGTTTGGCTACCCAAACAAG ATGGACTACTACAATTCAGCCACATGTGCAGTCTGCTATGATTGAGCTGAACCGAATGTGGGCATTTTCCACTATCAATGGGACGACGGTTCCGACACTTGGCATCACAAGAGGTCCTTTGTCATCTGCTGCCATGGATCCACTGAACGCCTACATGGGTACCTCCCTGCCAG AGGAAGCTCCTGGTGAGCATGTGAACACAGAGCTATCTCTGGGTCTCAATTGTAAGCGGCAGCGCTCGGCAGCttcaaacaacaacaaccttGTGGCAAATATGGTGAACACACCTGGAACCAACAGCATCATG CCCAAGCCAAACGTTGGCACCCCTTGCGCCTGTGGATGA